The Antennarius striatus isolate MH-2024 chromosome 8, ASM4005453v1, whole genome shotgun sequence nucleotide sequence GTGTCTTTCTCAGGGTCGTAACACTCCACACTGTCCAAAAAGGTGTTGCCGTCGTAACctcctgtaaaaaaacaaaaacaaacaaaaaacattttattttgtgcattttgttttattgtgttgttttattgtgactGTTGTATTAAAAGAATACATGGTATTTAATAATCCTAATGCTTACTATTGTATTCCCATAAATGTTGAGTTAATCTTAATTCCTCTATTCTTGggtttttcttgtattttttgaaCAATGTTACTGCTAGTAGTAAGACATTAAAAGGTTTAACTACTACTTACCCATGACATAGATGCGTCCATGTAATGCAGTGACTCCCAGAGCGCTGCGCCGGTGCCTCATGGAGGCAGCGAAGCCCCACGTATCGGTTTCCACATCATAACGCTCCACCGTGTTGAGCTGGTTGGTGCCGTCATAGCCGCCCATTACGAAGATGCGATTTCCCAGTGAACAAACACCTGGAAAGGGTCAAAGGTTGGTTTGTTCAagtgcagtggttcttaacctgggttcgatctaaccctaggggttcggcggagacggggGTCGATTTATTcttgtcatgatggtacgtcgtctgattgctttcttaatattttaattcacagtAATTGTGGTCGGCAAATATGtacaacgtgaatttacatgtagtgtataacggaacgtgatgggagtcagcgttctacGTGATTTGCAATGTGAAGTTGAgtaactctagtctcgcactggcaaaaataaaggaacacttccttaagttgcgtggaaaacaaaagaaacaagactttgctgtgaaaatgacataagagtagcacttgccaaggtgaagccttCATCAAAATAACACAGACATCACACTGCCTGCTGAAGCAAAAGCCAAACGCTACGTAATGTtctctgaaaacatttcatttccattACCAAGCAGCTTCTTATCTCTCTCTTACCGGCTCCGGAGCGAACTGTGTTCATGGGGGCCATGGTTTTCCACTCATCCCTATCCGGGTTGTAGCATTCGCAGGAGTTGAGCCGATTGGCCCCATCAAACCCCCCCACAGCATAAAGCAGTCTGTTAATGACAGCAACACCCACACCAATGCGCCGTGTTAGCATGGGGGCTACTAGCTGCCACTTGTCCTTTTCTGGATCatatctgcaaaaacacaaaaaacaaaaacacttttaggATTTCTTTTCCCTTTTCGGACATGGATCTCACACGCTGTCTGCAACCGAACCAGACGCTCCACTACCGTCTAGAAACCAACGGTGTTgttgaaaaatacatttgggTCAATTTTCAGTCTGATTCCACCACACAGGCAGGTCTGGTGAACCATTACACTGGAATTCAGATAAGTTCCATTTTCAGTCATTGTGCTGTTCCAGGTTAATATTTGATATCTGTCGCCATCTGTGAACTTCACTTTCAGGGTTACAGCCGCAGCACATAAAAGTCCCATGAGCACCAGGTCTACTTTGTCCAGTGTCCTCCACATTTGTTCCAGCTGTTCCTTCATCCTCtgattcttcttcatcctcctgatGATCCCGCTGTCAGCTGGGATCCCCACATCCATCATCGCCGCCCTCTTCTGCTCCTTGACAACCACCAGCACGTCTGCTGGTTCGCCAGCatctgtttgtcagtctggagcTGGAAATCCAACAGGACTGATGGTGTCAGTCTCTTTCAGGGGTGTCTCCCTGTGGAGGTCTTCTAATCTAAACCCGGCACAGATGTTCCTGTGAAGCGTCCAGCCATTTGGTTCCGCCACTCAGTCGATTCTTTCTCGACTTACATCCTAGACACAGCTAAGATGTGATGAACTGTCTTTGCATAAACTGAACTTTTCCTTTCACCAGCATTTGGTACGATTTCCTGCTGTCaaccacttcctctatctgatggtggtacaACTCATGGAGGGGTTGGTTTTCTATAGTTCCGCTTTTTACGTTCTTCTGAACAAAGTAagacttcttttatttttatctaaaaaatgctgccgttttttttttttgtataaccCCCACAccctccaaaaaaataaaaataaaaaatcactgtaacaataaatgttagaagaacaacaacaaaatctgtttgtttccaCGAAATTACTGGATTCCTGGACATTCATTGACTAAATAAAGCAAACAGCAGACGTGACAATTCAGCCACATGTTACATTGCTTCATTATTACTAAATCAATACACTGAGCCAGTGCACAGTAACAGATAGAACCACAGTCCAATAAATCTCAATTAGCTTTTAAATTAGCTTCACAGTGTGCATTAAAGCACATCCACACAATTATATTACAAATAAACCCGATAATACTTTAAAAATCCAATTTGCTTACCTTTCAACACTACTGTGGTGAATACATCCGTGCGAACCACCGACTGCATATATCATACAGTCAATCACACCGACCCCGATCCGGTTCCTGGGGACGCTCATGGACGCACACGGCCGCCAGCAGTTGTTCATGGGGTTGTAGCAGTCCAACGAGTTGGAGTCCATGTTGCCGTCAGGTGCGTTGTTTCTTCCTCCCACCGCGTAGAAGAGCCCACTGATCACGCACGCCGCTAGGCCGCTGCGGGGTACCTGCAGGTTCGCCAGTCTCAGCCAGGCTCCTGTGCAGGGGTTGTACGCCTCCAGGTAGCTGAGAGATTGGCGGAAATAACCCCCTGCTGTGTAGATGAGCTGTGGAACCTTGGGCGTCCGACAAGATATTACTTTGGTGGGTTTGTGGAGCGTGAGGTCCTGGAAGATCTGGGCCAGGTAGTCCTTACACTGGGGGTCCCAGTCCAAAGACTGGAGCTGGGCCTGCAGGAAGTTAGGGGTGAGGGAATGGCAGCGGACAGCCTGGAGTAAGGCCTGGACGTACGGACGCCGGTTCTCCCGGTCGTATCGCACCCAGGACACACACGCCTGGAAGACTTCAGACTCACAACGCACGTTGAGTTCATCACGGCTGATGAGAGTGACCAGCTGGCAGTGGGACAAGTTGAAGAACTCCTCCTGGGTCGCCACCTAAGGACAGgcatgaagacaaaaacattatAGTTCTTCACAGTAAAAGCAGTGAACTTAAATAGAGAAAGTTCGTAGGAATGCATATTCATTGATATATTATTCACtaacaactaaataaaagaaAGGCAATTTGTTTCAGCTTTAAGGGCACCGTATCACATGAATTATATCAGTTCTAATGAGTactgatagagagagagaaagagagagggagagagaaggttGTGTTGTTACACTTCACAAATTTGCTTCACACCAAATACCCCGCGACAGCCGCAGCTAACGTTCAAGCTAACACCAATCAAAGCTCTTTGAGGTGTCGACGACTTCAACTTCCTCAGGTCCTAAAACAATCATCTTCTTTCACATGTTGCTGGTTGGGTTATTTATCTTTACAAATGAAACAAGAACTATTTTCAACAACAGAGAATCATGAATTAATTGATTGCGATTGATTTGTGTCACAATAAATATCACAAACTTGTCAAttacaatttcttttctttcttttatccgCAAACACCACAAACGAATAAATCCTAAGTTGGACCAAATTTAACCAACCATAAACCAAATCAGCACATAATGAGGTGTTTGCATTCAAGTGTTGATCAACAGTTGTTAAAGACTTAAATCACATGTTAAAAAGAAACTCTAAACTGGTTTAAGAACATCACAATTATTTAGGACCAACAAAGAGATAAGATctgttcagaaacacacacttcctgctgtTAGTGACTAACTCAATCACCTCCTTacactcttttttcttttctgcactgTGAGTTTCTGGAAGCTTTTGCAGCTAGGTATCCTGCAACCACAGATACATCCTCACTGTGACTCACAGATAGCTGCTCTGAAGCAGAAATAGGCCAACAAACACCACAATGGAGCAAGTGAAACGGCATTCACTCGCGCACAACATCTCCTTCTATACTTTCTATTTATAGGAAAGCTAAAGCTGTGAGTTGTATAGGTACATTCTGAGCGTCACAGGTttactattgaaaatcttttAAAGTCCTGTCTAATTAACGTACTTACTCCATCATGAATTCAAACTGGATGTAATTTTACGattaatcataaaacaaaaaaaatgaaaaaaggagaTTCAAAGTGCTGCCCTCAAAGTtgttaaaaagaaatcaaaaataaaattccgCTCTATTACTCCAGAATTCCATGGTTCCTTCTTTGGGATCAAAGTTACTTCTCTAACAGAgtgtgttaatttattttttaaatatagatttAGGTTTTATATACTTCAACAATCCCATCTGGAGAAATTCTTTCTCCACATTTGTTGCAGTGAGCTGCCGTCCAGGGAACATTTTATCAATTAGATCTATGATATTTATAACAATTCATAATGTAGGTTAAGCTTGATTGACATAAACACTAATAACACcttacacacacaacactgaaaGTAAAAAGCAGATACACTTCAATGTTTGTTTCATCAAAATTGATCAAAAAAGAtttcctgaaatgaaaaaagaagcCTTATCTTggagtattaaaaaaaaaaaaaagaagtcctgTATCTGCCCCTGTCTCTGGATCCTTCACCAGATTCAACCTCGACAATAATGGAATCAAAATGTTGATATACTTCTAATCAAATTCTAACTTGTCCTTCAGTTAGTTAGCCACTCTACAATGTGCTGCATCCATCCTGTTTCTACAGTCAAGCttcaacatatttatttaaataataatttaaaagtcTTTCTGATCATcgaccaaaaataaataaacaactacaatttttttttaaaaaaaagtcactttcaAAACACATTCAGCCTCCCCCTCACCTGGCTGAAGTTCATGTAGATATATTCGCGGGCCTTCTGGTGCAGCTCTGTGCAGTCGATTTGCTCAGCGAAGCTGGCGATGCCGATGGCGTTGCTGGGGTCGAGCTGCTGGACCAGGAAATCGCAGCAGGCCTTCACCACGCTGTCTATCTGGTACATGACAGCTCCGTTCATCACGTGAAGCACACATTTCTCCCCTACAGAGATGCTGGCAGTGTAGGCAAACTCTATCAGTCGCTCCATCACCTGAAGGACGGAGAAACAGAAGAGGAAATTGTTGAAGTGTGAAAAGAGGAAACACACGTATATCTGTACTCATTTTATCGTCATTTATACATCAATTAATacattatttcctgtttttcttccatttcaagTACATCTCAGTTTCTCCAAGAACATAAAAGATTGTCAAAATCAGATGTGTGTGATAAATCTgacaaatgtgtgtgagtgaagtagtattgcatttatttatacCGACAAGATACTCTCCACAAATATTTGCATAAAATGAATGTGCAGATactaaattaatcaaaaatgtcaaatatattCTGTGGATAATTTATTAGTTGACAGGTTGTAATTTTTGAGAGGCCTGTGAGAGACGTTCACAGTTAACAATCTGTCCGTGGAAAGATGAGGCTTACTGGAATGCACTGAAATCCATTTTAAATAAGAGCCACCAGTCAGTTTTGATAAAGCAGAATATAATCTGATGCTACAGATTCCTCCCATTCCTTCTGATCAGAAGACGCATCACAGAGACGTGAGGATTCATTTTAAGCTGAGGTGAAACATCCAAAGTTACTGCGGATGTGTAATGATCCGACAATGGAGACGTGATTTGAGCAGAAATATTTCTCATTTGCACAAACCTGTTCCTATAATTCAAATATTTGAGACCCTGATTAAGGGTCTGTGAGTGGAAAACAGTGACTCACCCTGGGGTGGATTCCTTCAATAGGCACCAACTCCATCCCACATTCCTTCAGGCCGTTAGTGAACATGGCCCTGAAGACTGGCGATGAAGAGGCCAAAACCACCTTGTGGGCCACGAACTCCACCGCCTCCAGGTCTTTGTAGTGCACACGCAGCGTGACGTCACACAGCTGCCGTTCCAGACGCAGCTCGTTCATGATGCTGAAGGCAGCCGCCGTGTGGCTCTTTAGTGTGTAGCTGAAAACGCGGTGGCCGTTGCGCGTGGATGGAGTCACCAGCGCTTTGCATTCTGTCAGACACTCTGTCATTTCCTATCCGATGTCCTCCTCCTGAGTCTCTTTCTCAAGAACAACTGGGAGCGTTGAGCGCCATTCTTGTATCTGGCACAGGCATGGATAATAGAAAAGGTGGAACTGGAGCTTTGGCAGATCACCTGGTAAAAAACTCCAGGTTATCCTGGGTTTTTGTTTGAGCAGACGAGATCAAGTTTTGGATTTGATTCATGAGGGATTTCCCGA carries:
- the keap1b gene encoding kelch-like ECH-associated protein 1B codes for the protein MTECLTECKALVTPSTRNGHRVFSYTLKSHTAAAFSIMNELRLERQLCDVTLRVHYKDLEAVEFVAHKVVLASSSPVFRAMFTNGLKECGMELVPIEGIHPRVMERLIEFAYTASISVGEKCVLHVMNGAVMYQIDSVVKACCDFLVQQLDPSNAIGIASFAEQIDCTELHQKAREYIYMNFSQVATQEEFFNLSHCQLVTLISRDELNVRCESEVFQACVSWVRYDRENRRPYVQALLQAVRCHSLTPNFLQAQLQSLDWDPQCKDYLAQIFQDLTLHKPTKVISCRTPKVPQLIYTAGGYFRQSLSYLEAYNPCTGAWLRLANLQVPRSGLAACVISGLFYAVGGRNNAPDGNMDSNSLDCYNPMNNCWRPCASMSVPRNRIGVGVIDCMIYAVGGSHGCIHHSSVERYDPEKDKWQLVAPMLTRRIGVGVAVINRLLYAVGGFDGANRLNSCECYNPDRDEWKTMAPMNTVRSGAGVCSLGNRIFVMGGYDGTNQLNTVERYDVETDTWGFAASMRHRRSALGVTALHGRIYVMGGYDGNTFLDSVECYDPEKDTWEEVTHMTSGRSGVGVAITMEPCQKDLPQCQKSERENGAASPANSSFSSHNSHQCGGPFSTSS